The DNA region TGCCAAGCCCGGGGCGGCAGTTAAAGAGGGCGATATTCTGCTAATTGATTATGGCACCAGGAAATTAAAAGTGGAGGTTTTGTCTACTTCGCCGCTGGATAAAAAGGATAGCGCCGGCCAGGCTTACCGTA from Calderihabitans maritimus includes:
- a CDS encoding RNA-binding S4 domain-containing protein, coding for MRLDKFLKCSRLIKRRTLAKEFCAAGRVQLNGKVAKPGAAVKEGDILLIDYGTRKLKVEVLSTSPLDKKDSAGQAYRIID